The Prionailurus viverrinus isolate Anna chromosome B1, UM_Priviv_1.0, whole genome shotgun sequence genome includes the window agagagagagagagagagttttctaCTGCATCCATTCCCTACCCCATTTAAAACCTAAATCAAATAGGAGTAGGGTTGCCAGATACTAAACATGATATtccattaaatttgaattttagataaataatgatttatttagtataaatatgtcccaaatagTTCACAGAGGTCAAATCGTGCACGAAGCATACTTACTTCTACTAAGGAGTTTTTCAttgttatctgaaattcaaatttaaccagGCACCctatatttttgttaaatctgGCAACTCTAATAAAAGCCATTTCTTCTCCTGATGTGTATGGTTGACCATGCCCGCAAGCATGTCAGAATATTAGTTATGTTGATTTATCCATGATAGAATACTTCTAGTTCTTCTGAGTTTTAAAGCATAGTAGAAATAAGCTTTTATCCTTTAGCTCAGTTATTCCCCACTGGTCTcatatttttcagttctgaatCTCTCATTTATTCCGTAATTATGATATGGaagattgcattttttatttatgataaaacCCATAGGTAGAATATACATAAAGGTcacataaaaatacatgaagatgATAATTAAACACAATATACAGAGTTGGATAGGCAGTGTGATTAAAGAACTACATATTTTGTTTATAGTGTCATTAATGCCAATACATAGAAGCACTTCTTGCGTGAAAAGTATGTTTTAGCAATTAATAGtgcaaatatgttaaaaatatttatagaactaCAACCTCCAAACATTTAATTGAACTCAATCTCATCGATTGGTTTACCACTTGATAAATGGCCCTCATTTATAATAACCCTTCAATAACATACCAGGGAAAAGCAACAAGAAGCCCATTACTCGCAGAAGCAATTACAGAAAATTGCTTTGGAACAGTAGCACCATTCCACATTATAATATGCACATTTGTTGTATTGCACCTTCCTGAGTTGAACTTTGAAAATGGTAGCCACACAAAATGccagaatgaatgaattcatccAAGGCTGGACTTTCACTGGTGGTAGTAGTAATCTTGACCATCATAGCTGTCGTAGCTGCGCCCTTTATAGTAGCTGTACTCATCCTCATAGGCTCGGTAATTATCGCCACGAGGTTCTCCATTCTCGTTTTCATAGACTTCATATCCATTGTCATATTCATTGGTGCCTGTTTGTTCATACTCTTCCTCATATCCAGTGGTGGTGGCTTCCCTAGATGGTCGGATGGTGGTCCCATAGAGCTCTGGTGGTGGGGTTGTAGGTTGAAATCCACCATTTGGAGAGGTTGTAGTCGTGGAGCCACCATTGTCCTGCCTTCCAGCCATTGTGGTTCCTTCTGCATTGACTTCAGTGACACTTTCTTCTTCACCTTCTTCTCCAGTGTTTCCATCACTGCTGCCATTGCCATTTTCTACCTCTGTGCTGTTGGTGCTGGTGCTGTTTATGCCTTGTTCATTTTCATCcactttttcagtttcttcattttcttcatcttcctcttcttcttcatcactttcctcctcttttgTAGCCTTTTTTATATCCCCAGCCTATAAGGAAAAGTTTAAAAGGATCCAGATTTggtgtgaaaatataaaaacttaagaCCATTATTTCATCCAACACAGGCTGTACCTACAGCCTTGTTTCAGATGTATTTTTGAATTGAAGCCAGTTTAACTTACAAAAGAATTGgtgagtgttttaaaaattcagaactaGTACCTTTGATGGGTGTTTTAGAAATTCAGAATTAGTACTTTCGTCATTGGGTTTTGATAGAGAAAATGTACTTGATAAATAAGCTTTCCTTGTGGGAGATGCTTCCCATAGCTTTGCTATTCACTTTGTCTGTCTTGGAATCCTCTTCCCTGAAATGCAGTGGCATCTTTCAGGACTTTTTATCCATTGCCAAGATGCTTGCCCTTAGTCTTCTGTTATAATGTGGAAAGTCAGTGTAATAACATGGGAAGAGAATTTGcctgggaaaagatatttccttACTTGTAAACAGGGAAATTGAACCTGCTCTTGCTTTTTCAATGAGTTAATGAAGGTAATGTAGAACACCTGTGTATAGTGTCAAGCTAACCTTAGATTtcagtaaagaaatgaaatcatatttaacatttttgaggaATTATTACCTTTTTGGGAAGTTGGATTGCAGCTAAACCTATGTTCCCTGTTCCAGGTGTGGTCTCCTCTCCATAGCCAGGTGTAGCAGAAAGGGTGGTGTTCTCAGCCTCAGATTCTTCATCTTCATTTTCATCAGAATTTGCAttctcttcattgttttcttcttcatttgaAGCTTCCTGGTAAAAATATCCAGAGCAAGAAAAGTTAGTTAGTTGgaagaaaactcaaaatttaCTGGAGTCATGAGCCATTACTGAGAAAAATATATTCCTCAGCCAGCTCATCACCTAATGTTAACAATTCTGCTTCCTCTTATGACATTTGCACTTCTCACTTCTTAGAACTCAACTCAGAGTTATTTCGTTCTACTTACCTGACTATAGTCTGTTTTAGATAtttctgtattctattttatcaattcaaaaatgtttttgtgtaaTAATTTCAGCATATCTGACTACATGGTATTTTATTCTACAGGCTTTAGGCTCTTAAAGTCTTACCAATACTATTATAACATGGTAGtaaataaatgcttacatttgCTGACAAATAAGCTGAGAACTTATACCTGTTATTCCTTATAGCAGCCTTGTAAGGTAGGATTATTGTTCTCTTTAGGAAGGGAaagtgagggacgcctgggtggctcagtcagttaagtgtccaactttggcttaggtcacgatctcacagtttgtgagtttgagccccgcgtcgggctctgtgctgacagctcagagtctggagcctgcttcagattctgtgtctccctctctctctgcccctcccctgctcatgttctgtctctctctgtctctcaataataaacaaacattaaaaaaaaattggaaagggaaAGTGAGCTCAGAAAAGCTAAATAACTTGCTTAAGGTCTTATGCATGAAGAAGCTGtatctttctaataaaaaaacaaaaaaacccagcccTTTCTAATGCACTATGATGTTTTTGTTGAGGAAGAGGATTTATGTGAATTGTTCACACTACACCTAGGATATTTTTTCAGAAAGGAATTTTTATGGAAATCCCCCTCTTCAAACAAATTGATTGCATTTCTTATTTACTACCAAAAAGAAGCGAAtatatttcatttgctttcaaGTGTATTTAGAGAAAAGAACCATATTTAATTCAGAATTTATCTGGCAGTATATAAGCCAATTTTGTGTTGTATGCAGTATTCAGAAGATTTTGGACATTTGACACACAATCAATTTTTCTGTGCAGTGAAGAAACTAAACACTCCAAGAAATTTTTAGTGGTTATATTATGTTattgcatgattttttaaaaaaattaacactccTCAAATGAATGTTTATTATAATCTTACTAATCTTACTATATAACCTTATTGAACATTTTATTCTTTGCCTTTATGTTGTTAGGCAGTTATTTGTTAATTGAGTTAATCTCCCGATGTGATTCATAGCTAATATTAAAAGTCAGGgattcaggggagcctgggtggctcagtcagttaagcatccaacttcagctcaggtcatgatctcacagttcgtgggttcgagccgcacacaggctctgtgctgacagctcagagcctggagcctacttcggattctctctctctctctctctctctctctctctctctctctctctcaaaaataaataaacattaaaaaaaagtcaggaattCATACAGagagtttatttactttaaattttttttttcaacgtttatttatttttgggacagagagagacagagcatgaatgggggaggggcagagagagagggagacacagattcagaaacaggctccaggctccgagccatcagcccagagcccgacgcggggctcgaactcacggaccgcgagatcgtgacctggctgaagtcggatgctgaaccgactgtgccacccaggcgccccgagagtttatttactttaaataagTACTGGAAGATTGAATTCATTTCAGTGTATCTAATCTCTTTAGATGATGACATTAAGATAAGTTTTAAGACTTTAAAacatggataaagaatatgtgatgtgcgcacacacacacacacacacacacacacactcagctatgaaaaagaatcaaatcttgccatttgcaataatatgaatggagctagagagtattatgccaactgaaataagtcagtcagagaaagacaaatatcatatgatttcactcatatgttgaatttcagaaacaaaccagcacaggggggaaaaaaagagagagagaggcaacccaagaaacagactcttaaccatagagaagaaactgatgattaccagaggagagattggtgaggggatgggttatATAGGTGActgagattaaggagtgcacttgtaatgagcatctggtgttgtatggaagtattgaatcagtatattatatacctgaaactgatactactctgtatattaactaattggaatttaaataaacacttaaaaaaagataatgcacagattttaaaacaaagtggtAGAAGAAAAAAAcgtttatataaagaaaaaaaataaacacaacccAGGTTTAGCTTGCCTTATTACTAAAACAGAGTGGCTAAAGAAGAATGTGTTCGTTTCATCAAATTTGTAAATCCGATGTTTCAGTAAACTCTTGGGGCTACTAGAGTCCACCCCTAAACAGTCTTTAAGCCAATTGTGTCAAATATCCCACAAACACcatactgtttatttattcatgtttatgcTTTATTTCAACAGACTAAATCTTTCAGGGCAGGAAGAGGAAAGATTCTTAGAGTAGAACATATAATTTGGGTCCTGTACCATCTTTTTACACGTGAAAAACCTGAGGTCCAATGAGATAAATGACTCACATGAGGTCAAATAGATGGTGGTTCACTAGTGGCAAGGTCATGAGTAAAGATTCAGACTCTCAAATCATGAAGTTCTACATTTTCTCCTACAATGCCCTTTCTTTTctagatactttctttttttttttaaatataatttattgtcaaattggctaatatacagtgtgtacagtgtgctcttggttttgggggtagattcccgtgatagATACTTTCTTTAAGGATATGCTGTTGCAGTGaattaagaaggaaaacaggTCAGTCTGTTGATGGGTATTAAGcttcaaatatctttttgaatagaaaaattagtattaatgttttaaaactgtTATTAACCCACTAGACTGGCTAAAATGGCTGAAAGACAACTGTTGGTGAGAACGTGGAGTAACTGATATACTAATAGAGGGAGATCACAGTGCATTTGCTTTGGTTACATCTACTTAGGCTGAACATATGCATACCTTTTGGCCTCCAGAAATAAATGCGTGTGTTCACCAGAAGGAGTActagaatgttcatagcagctctcTTTGGGATAGCCCAAACTTGGAAACTGCCCCAAAGGCCCATCAACAAAAGCATAATACATTGTGGTATATTCACTTCATAAGATACTCACAATGAGAATGAATGACTTAGAGCTGTAGAACGATATGGATTAACTTTTGAAGTTGGGAGTAGAAGACGCCACGCAAAAAAAGAGTATAtgatatatgattccatttttataatatGCAAAAATGGGTGCAAACTGTTAGGATTCAAAATAACAGTTGCTTTTGGTGGGTTTGGTTAATGAGTAAAATGGAACACAGAGCATATGCTGCTTTTTGATATGGGTGCTTTTTGAAACTGTTCAATTTCTGAAATTTCAACGATCTGTATCCATATGATAATTttgttgtatatattatatttttataaagtttttttaaaaagtgaggctGAAtagtttagaaatggaaaaaaaaaactgtgatcaTCATCAAATAGAAAATATGCCTAAGCACCCTCTAATGTGAATACCATTCCTGGAAACTATGTATTTAACCTGAATTGCCAATGAAATTTTagggaagaaatggggaaaaaggAAGTTCTAGAATCTCTTCATGATAGAAGCCTTCAGAtttatgtatttgcttttctATGATCACTTTTAATGAATGATGTTTGGAGTATTTATTCCTCTGAAGTTTTCAAAACTAAACCACAAATATTTTTTGGGCACCGTATATCGTAGAAGAAACTGTGCTAAGCAGTGTGAGGAGCTATAAGGAGGATACAGTCTGTTTTTCCCCAAACTGGATATGAAACCTATGGTCTCTTGCCCTCTGGGTCATTAGGAGTTTGCAGGTAAGTTTTGGGAGGATAGTAAATGTTCAGAGATTGTTGACAAAATTTTGAGCATGTGTGACTTCATCATAGTTTTTAAACCTTACTGTCCTCTATCCTCAACCTCCATCGTAACAAATGAAGAACCATTGCCAAAAGGTATGCAGTCTAATTGGGAAATCTACCTGGCAAAGCAATTTTGTGATCACCGTACAGCAAAGAGCTGTAGTTAAATAGATTACCCCAGCTTAGTTCTTGTGTAAGATTACTATATGGAACTCCTGGCAAAATTTTGTGGGATTTAGTAGGTGGCATTTTTCCTGGTACTGGCTTGGTATTCTTGTAAGGTCTTCCCTTAAGCTATTAGGGTAAATTATAGTACTGGAAATGATActtttatggttaaaaaaataaaatcaaactaatTATTTGTCACTTTTAAAGTTCCCATaccattttgttttcaagatAGCAGATGTTTATCCATGATCCATTTTTGACTGTCATTGCCCCTTCATAAATAGCACTTAAGAATACCTGAATTTAGAAGGTCCCCAAAGCAGTGGATAGCTATAATTGACTATCCAGGAAAATGTACCTAATTAGTACGTTTTCTTGAGCAAGAGTGTCAGTTATAAACAGGTTAGCACAATTTCCAAGGTATACAGATGAATTTTAGCTGTGAACTACACTAATTTGAGGTCCTATGGAGGACTACGTATAGAATATGTAGTACTATATGTACTTATACATCTTGAGTATTTGCCTTTATGTAAGAccataagttttatttttagacaAAATGACATATGAAATTCCCATTTAAAAGAATAACCCTACTTGGCGGGtcaagaaaaacagatgaatcaTAATAATATTGTAGAGGATATAAGATTAGCTTTTCATATATACCCACTTAGTAAGTTGGGCTTAAGTTCAGTCCTTAAAACAAGTATTGCACTGAGTTTAGGTACTTGTCTTTTACTATCCTGCACTATCCACCTAAATATAAATGatactcccttttctttttatcagaATGTACATTTCTTCCAACTTAtaatggagacatttttgtttttatgcacCACTTATAGGTAACTTGAACGCCAAATGCAGTAGCATTTTAAACAGGTCATTTTAGTTTAttctaatttaaataatattctccTTGTCCAAAATAGAAGACTGTGGGTAGTTGGTAAACTGGCAATGGCTTGTTTGCTAAGTCCAGACTACAGTAGACTAGTTTCCTATTTGTTTTCATGCTGCCTGGTTTGTTTTGAAAAATCCTGCAGAAATTCCttacctcttcttcttcctcctcttctgaaCTGTCACCGTCTCCGTTTTCTTCAGATGAGTCActactgctctaaaaaaaaaaatatgtatatatatatgaattcatacatatatgaatatatgggTACATATATAGGTACACATACATTCAACACAAAAGGAGATTTCCTGCTGATTGAATTAAggtaaaatattcacaaatatttactcaaaCTAATTACTATTGCCGTCTTGATTTATTTCTCATGTGAATTTAGTTCTCATGTGAATCTGAGAAAAAGATATGAAGAGATTGGGAATATATAAAATGGGGTTGGAGAGAAACAGGTGCTTTATAATGATCAAGATATGAAATGAGGTAGGCATTTCAACCCCCAAAAGCATAGGAAATATGTTAAaacattttgtatataaaaactAGAACAATGAATCATGGAATTGCCTATGTCTGCAAGGACAAGATGATTATCTGATTCagtttattttacagagaaggaatcaaGCCCAGAGCTGTTTTGATTTCTCCAACAGTTTGAGGCAAATGAACTAACACACAGATcacattgttttatttcctttataaaatataaatgaaatgatgatTAGGGTTGTTATGAAATAAAAGTTGTTACTGAATGATTCTCTTAAATAATGAGCTCTCCTGAtgaattttaattagaatttgaCTTGAAATtaaatttgcatataatttttagtATCTTTCAGTCTAATTAAAGCTAATCCATAAAATAAGCCTCCCTCTATATATaaatgagattttatatatatgaggtAAAAATTATATAAGAGCAAAATTAATTCACTTCATTTAGGAAAATTACAGAGTGCCGTGCCTCTAAAGTGCTCAATATTGAATGAGAACATTTTAAACCAAGGAGtctgtatataaaaatgtaattataagtTAATGAGCTTTGCTACTTTTTAAGAGGAAATATAAACCTAAACATCTCTTACCGAGACTTTAAAACAGAGGAGACTTTTTATCTTCCAATGATAAATtgaattttccctctttttctgcaaCTACCCCTAATGGCACCAGGTAGATAAATGGATACCCAACTTAAgattctgtcatttaaaaaaaaaaattttaatgtttatttagttttgagagagagtcagagcgtgagtgggcgaggggcagggagagagggagacacagaatccaaagcaggctccaggctctgacctgtcagcacagaacccaacgcagggcttgaacccacgaactgtgagatcatgacctgagacttaaccgactgagccacccaggtgccccaggattctgTCATTATCTTCCCTGAAAATCTTAGTTTTGATTCTGATGACCCAATTAAGCACTGTGGGTCTTAGAAAACAGAGCTGCAGAAGAACCTCAGGATTAGGGATCAGATATGAGGAAGCACTCGTGTGTCAGTCCTGCTCAGGGCTGTCCCTGTATGGCTCATTCTTCACGTGGCCATGCCATCCACCcaagaaaagagaattatttgTCCTCTTGAGCCAAGAATAACTAACCTTGGGTGGAAAAGAGAATAATTACATCTGCTCTTCCACTACCATGACCTTAAGGGTTGTGCTTTCCTAGCCCAGAGGGTGAACAAAACATAATATCACATGTAAACTATTTCTGTTTGTTAGTTAATAGAGAGGGCAGCGTATTTCTGCAATGTATTTTGTCTCAGTGGGAGTGTTTGAATCTTTTTATAGGTTTCCTCACCTCTAGCCTTCTTGCTATCCCAACCACTCACTCTTCAGTTAGTGTCTGCAGTGAGaacaattttaaaacttcatgaaATCCCCTGAAAccttggcattttcttttttcctttctttcatttatgcTTTATTTCCAGTTTGTAACTAAGTCATATTCTTCTGgaagtcaaatatatatatatgacacatatatgtatgtatgtatattttaccattaCTCCTTTCAGCTTCTATCACTCCCATTTATTCAATCCCCAAATTACATTTCAGACATTGTTTTGAGAATGAGGATGATAGTAAGAGATGAAGTTGGAAACATAGGCAGTCTCCCTGTGTCAAGCACTGTGATAGCTAAGtccaataaaagaaatataaagtttCTGCCCTCTAAGAATTCACACACaattcaaataatatttgaatCCTGAAAGAAACAGTTTCCTCAATTAAAAATgcttaggggggcgcctgggtggcgcagtcggttaagcgtccgacttcagccaggtcacgatctcgcggtccgtgagttcgagccctgcgtcaggctctgggctgatggctcggagcctggagcctgtttccaattctgtgtctccctctctctctgcccctcccccgttcatgctctgtctctctctgtcccaaaaataaattaaaaaaaaaaatgcttagggTATTAAGCTTATTTATACTTCCATCTCTATAGCTAAGCGGATAGATAAGCAATGGGTAGATTGTTGACAGCTTTGAAATTAATATGACATATTTTATGGAAGTTGGTATTTTAGAAACgattatatataaacacatatttgtttgattaaaacattaatttcaaaGCCGGTACAGCCAATGCATTTTGTGATGACAATCTGGGCACCAAATACTTGATAGACTTAAGAGAATAAATAATATAGAGCTATGGAAAATATATAAGTAGACATGTAAGGGAGAAAACTCTGGGAATCAAACTTTGCAAAGTAGGAGAATAGATCATAAATACTAGGTCAGAGTGATGGATTAGGGCATACATTTTATTGGATACTTTTTAAATACAACTATTTTACAAATTCTACATTATTTGAGATGAATTTATCTGTATataatttctctaaattttttatattaaagatcTACCTAAAGATCTTTGAACTTTGAAtttatcaggaatgaaaaatatAACCTCTCCTAATATCTTTTCGCTATAGATATTTTAATTGGATCACATTTATATTTCTACAAAAATTGATAGTTGGGAATATCTCTTAAGTAtttgatattttagaaaaa containing:
- the IBSP gene encoding bone sialoprotein 2, translating into MKTALILLSILGMACAFSMKNLHRRAKLEDSEENGVFKYRPRYYLYKNAYFYPPLKRFPVQSSSDSSEENGDGDSSEEEEEEEEASNEEENNEENANSDENEDEESEAENTTLSATPGYGEETTPGTGNIGLAAIQLPKKAGDIKKATKEEESDEEEEEDEENEETEKVDENEQGINSTSTNSTEVENGNGSSDGNTGEEGEEESVTEVNAEGTTMAGRQDNGGSTTTTSPNGGFQPTTPPPELYGTTIRPSREATTTGYEEEYEQTGTNEYDNGYEVYENENGEPRGDNYRAYEDEYSYYKGRSYDSYDGQDYYYHQ